From a single Ailuropoda melanoleuca isolate Jingjing chromosome 12, ASM200744v2, whole genome shotgun sequence genomic region:
- the MEIS3 gene encoding homeobox protein Meis3, with translation MDKGQRRTLGLAELTASIALSLRDKYDELPHYPGIVDSTAALAGFSEAVPSAPRAPGTYGPHRPPQPQPPVLDSDGLRREKDEIYGHPLFPLLALVFEKCELATCSPRDGAGAGLGTPPGGDVCSSDSFNEDIAAFAKQVRSERPLFSSNPELDNLMIQAIQVLRFHLLELEKVHDLCDNFCHRYITCLKGKMPIDLVIEDRDGGCREDLEDYPASCPSLPDQNNTWIRDHEDSGSVHLGTPGPSSGGLASQSGDNSSDQGDGLDTSVASPSSGGEDEELDQEPRRNKKRGIFPKVATNIMRAWLFQHLSHPYPSEEQKKQLAQDTGLTILQVNNWFINARRRIVQPMIDQSNRTGQSAAFSPEGQPMGGYTEAQPHMTVRPPGSMGMSLNLEGEWHYL, from the exons ATGGACAAGGGACAGCGCAGGACTCTGGGGCTAGCAGAGCTGACAGCTAGTATTGCCCTGAGCCTGAGGgacaag TACGATGAGCTGCCCCACTACCCAGGCATCGTGGACAGCACTGCAGCCCTGGCTGGCTTCTCGGAGGCAGTGCCCTCGGCACCGAGAGCCCCCGGGACCTATGGCCCCCACCGgcctccccaaccccagcccccgGTCTTGGACAGTGATGGCCTGAGGAGGGAGAAGGATGAGATCTACGG aCACCCGCTTTTCCCGCTGCTGGCCCTGGTCTTTGAGAAATGTGAATTGGCCACGTGCTCACCCCgggatggggctggggctggtCTGGGCACACCTCCAGGTGGTGACGTATGCTCCTCTGACTCCTTCAACGAGGACATCGCCGCCTTTGCCAAGCAG gtCCGCTCTGAGAGGCCCCTCTTCTCCTCCAACCCGGAGCTGGACAACCTG ATGATACAGGCCATTCAGGTGCTCCGTTTCCACCTGCTGGAGCTGGAGAAG GTCCACGACCTGTGCGACAACTTCTGTCACCGCTACATCACCTGCCTCAAGGGAAAGATGCCCATCGACCTGGTCATCGAGGATCGGGATGGCGGCTGCAGGGAGGACCTCGAGGACTACCcggcctcctgccccagcctcccgGATCAG AATAATACATGGATTAGAGACCATGAGGACAGCGGGTCTGTACATTTGGGGACCCCGGGTCCATCCAGTGGGGGCCTAGCCTCCCAGAGTGGGGACAACTCCAGTGACCAAG GAGATGGGCTGGACACAAGCGTGGCCTCCCCCAGTTCCGGGGGAGAGGACGAGGAGCTGGACCAGGAGCCGCGGCGGAACAAGAAGAGGGGGATCTTCCCCAAGGTGGCCACCAACATCATGAGAGCCTGGCTGTTCCAGCACCTCTCG CACCCATACCCCTCGGAGGAGCAGAAGAAGCAGCTGGCGCAGGACACGGGGCTCACCATCCTGCAAGTCAACAACTG GTTCATTAACGCTCGCAGACGCATCGTGCAACCAATGATCGATCAATCCAACCGCACAG GGCAGAGTGCAGCCTTCAGCCCAGAGGGCCAGCCCATGGGGGGCTACACGGAAGCTCAGCCACACATGACTGTCAGGCCTCCAG GGTCGATGGGAATGAGTTTGAACTTAGAAGGAGAGTGGCATTATCTATAA